TCGCCGCCGCCTGCGGGTCTCTGACGGGCAACGCCTTCATCGTCACCGCCGGCGAATCGACGCTGCCGGTCGCCGTGCGAGGCAACCCCGTGGGCGGCGCGCCGGTCCTCGGCAAGTTCACCCTGGCCACCGGCTCGGGCGGCGTCGCCGGCTATGTCAGCTTCTCGGACGTCCCGACGACCACGGGCCAAGTCATCACCCGCGGCCGCCTGGGCTATGTGGGCGCCGACTACGCCCTGCCCGCCTCGGCCAACAACGGCCTGCCCTACACGCTGTTCACGGCCGACCTGAAGAACGCCGCCGGCGCCTATCGTCCGCCGGCGAGCACCAACGCGACCAGCGCGTTCAGCGGCCAACGCGCCCCGGAATCGAACTCTTCGGGCAACTACGACGCCACCCAGACCGACTGGGGCTCGCGCTCCAACGCGTACGACTGGGTGCGCCTGACCTCGAACAGCAGCACCGCCAGCCTGGCCAACCCGACCCCGGCCCTGGCCTATCCGATCGTCGGCACGGTGAACTTCCTCGGCTACACCTGCTACAACAGCAGCGCCAAGGTCGACACCATCCGCACGGCTTCGGTTGGCGCAGCCCCAGGCTATATCAACTACTGGTTCGCCAACCCGGCCGTACTGACCAACGCCGGTCTGGCCCCTCTGCCGGGGACCTGGCAGACCGCCATCACCGAAACCTTCCTGACGCCCACCACCGCGACCTCGGCGCTGAACCTGTATTTCGATACGGCTCACGCTGGCGGCACGACGGGCAACAGCGCCTGCAGCGTCTCCACGATCGTCGGCGCCTAATCCACCCTTCGACTTCGATCGACTTGGGGGGCCCCGGCGCAAGCCGGGGCCCTTTTTTCGATCGATTTCAAGGGCCCCGTGCGCCGGAACTCTTCACGCGAAAGCCTGTGTTTAGCCACAGCGACAGGCGCCGGCCGGCGTCCTAGGGTCCGGTCGAGGCGTCGCGGACCGCGCGCGACCATTGAGATATCCGAGGAGCGTTAGATGACCGCGTTCACCCCTGGCGTGCTGGAGAGCCTGGTCGGCGTCACCTTTTCCAACGGCAGCCTGGTTCTGTACGCCACCTCGCAAAGCGCCGACGGTTACGGCGGAACGCTTTCGGTCGGCGCCGGCAATATCGACAACGTAAGACCCGGCGCCGTGACGGTCACCGCCGTCCACGCCAGCTACACGGCCGCCTTCAACGTCTACAGCCCAACGCCGGCCGACCATTACTACCACTACTTCGCGACGTTCGGCACGATCAGCCTGAGCGACGGCAACACCTACACGATCTTTGCGACCAGTTCGAACGGCCTAGTCCTGGGCCTGGACAGCTTCATGATCGAGGCCGATGGCGCGGTTTTCGGTTCCTCCTTCTTCACCCTCACCAACACGCCCAGCCCGACCTATCCGCTGTCGTTCAACAACGACGCCACGGCCTACGTCGCGCCGGTCTGCTTCGCCGAGGGTTCGCGGATCCTGACCGCGCGTGGCGAGGTGGCCGTCGAGGATCTGATCGAGGGCGACGAGGTGGTCACCGCCAGCGGCGGGATGCGGCCGGTGATCTGGATCGGCAGCCGCCACGTACGCTGCGATCGCCATCCGCGCCCCGCCGAGGTGCATCCGGTGCGCGTGCGCGCCGGCGCGTTCGGCGACGGTCTGCCCGCCCGCGACCTGCGGCTGTCGCCCGGCCACGCGGTGGCGATCGACGGCGTGCTGGTCCCCATCAGCCTGCTGGCCAACGGCGCCACCATCGTCCAGGAACAGGTCGACACGGTGCGCTACTTCCACGTCGAGCTGGACGCCCACGACGTGATCCTGGCCGAGGGCCTGGCCTGCGAAAGCTATTTCGACGACGGCAACCGCGACGTGTTCGGCAACGCGCCCGGACACCTGGCGCTTTATGGCCGCCTGGACCCCCAGGACTGGGATCAGGCCTGCCTGCCCGTCGTGCGCCACGGCCCCCAGAGCGAAGCCCTGCGCCAGCGCCTGCTGGAACGGGCCGGCGCCCTGGGCTGGACGCGCGGCCAGGCCCCGCAGGTCACGCTGGACGCCGACGGCGAGGCGATCGCGCCGGTGTTCTCGACCGAACAGCGCCTGTGGTTCCTGGTCCCGGCGGCGCGCACCCTGGTCCTGCGCAGCCCCGCGGCCGCGCCGGCCCTGACCCAGCCCGGCCATGGCGACTGGCGCCGTCTGGGCGTGGCCGTCAGCGGCCTGCGCATCGGCGGCCAGCCCCTCGACCTGGCGTCCGACACGCTGGGCCGCGGCTTCCACGTCCTGGAGCATCACGAGACCGAAACCGCCCGTCTGTCCTGGCGCTGGACCGACGGCGCCGCCGAACTGCCCGCGACCTCTCATCCGACCATGGTCGAGATCGAGGTGCTGTGGGTCTCTCCCCGTTGGATCGCGCCCGACCAGACGCTCAATCAGGCAAGCCCCCTAGCCCCGCGCCTGCGTCTTGTCGAAGCGGGCTGATCCGACCCCGGCCGTCGTCGCCCCTTGGCGGCGGCCGGGCGCCTCCTTCAGTCCTGCGGCGTCCCCTGGGCCGCGAGCCGGGAGCGCCGATCGGCGCGACTGTGCTTAGGCTCATTGCCGCGCGGTCGATCGATCGCCACCAACACCGAAACAGCCTCGCCGGATGGGCGCGGCCCGCCGGAGCGCCGCCATGTCCCTGATGGAAGCCGACTGCCCCGCCGAGGCCACGGCCACGTCGCCCCTGGAAGGCTGCGCCTGCCGGTCCGGCCTGCCGCCCGAGCTGTGCTGCGCCCTCGACCTGAAGACCGCCGCGCGAACCTCGGCCTCGCCCAAGGTCGCCGCCGCCCTGGCCCGGATGGCCCAGGCCTATGACGACGGCGAACTGATCCTGGCCGAGCACTTCGCGCACGAGGCGCTGCGGACGGTCCCCGGTCACCGCGACGCCCTGGGCGGCCTCTACAACATCTGCAAGGACACCGACCGGCCGCAGGCGGCCGAGGCGCTTGTGCGCCGCATGGCGGCCCTGCATCCGGAGGACCCCGTCGTCCGGATGAACGCCGCCCTGTTCTTCCGCAGCAAGAGCGCGTTCACCGAAGCCGCCGTCCACGCCCGGGTGCTGCTGCGCCTGGCCCCCGACGTGGCCCTGGCCCAACGCATCATGGGCCTGGTCTTCGTGAGCCTGCACCAGGCGGTCGGCGCCGAGCACCATCTGCGCCAGGCCATCGCGCTGGGCGACGCCGACGAGGCCGAAACCCTGGTCGGCCTGGGTCAGGCCCTGCGTGGCCAGGGCCGCTTCGAGGAGGCCCGCGCAGCCTACGCCCAGGCCCTGGAGCGGATCGCCGCCCCCGGCGCCGAGGCCGTGCTCAGCGCGTGGTTCGAGCTGGAGGAGGCCGACGGCCGCCTGGACGAGGCCCTGGCCCTGATCGAGCGCCTGGCCGCCCTGGCGCCGGACGATCCGCGCGTCGCGATCGGCCGGGCCACGATCCTGCGCCGCCGTCAGGATCCCGAGGCGGCCCTGGCCGCGCTCGGCGCCCCGCCTCCCGCCGGTCCTCACGCCCCGGTCCGGATCCTGGCGATGAAGGAGCGCGGGACGATCCTGGACGCCCTGGGCCGTCACGACGAGGCCTTCGCCGCCTTCGCCGCCTTCAAGGACCAGACCGCCGAACTGACCGGCAACCGCTATCGCGCCGAGGCCGCCGCCCATCAGGCCCAGACGCTGAAGGCGTTCTTCACCGCCGGCCGCACGCCGCTGCTGCCGCGCGCGGGCGTGCGGACCGACGTCGCCCAGCCGATCTTCGTCGTCGGCTTCCCGCGCTCGGGCACGACCCTGGTCGAGCAGACCCTGTCGTCGCATCCGGCCATCGCCGCCGGCGACGAACTGCCGCTGATCGGCCAGCTGACCGAACGTCTCGGCGGCCTGCTGGCCAGCGAGGGCTCGTATCCCCAGGCCCTGAGCGAGCTGTGGTTCGGCGACAAGACCGGCCTGATCGACACCCTGCGCGACCACTATCTGAACGAAGCCGCCCGCATGGGCGTGGTCCACGCCGGCGCGGCCTGGTTCACCGACAAGATGCCGCTGAACGAAACGCATCTGGGCCTGATCCACCTGCTGTTCCCGCGCTCGCCGATCGTGCACCTGGTGCGCCATCCGATGGACGTGACCCTGTCTGTGTTCTTCAACGCCCTGAGCCACGGCTTCCATTGCGCCTCGACCCTGGACAGCGCCGCCCGTCACTTCGCCCTGACGGCGGACCTGGTGGAGCACTATCGGTCGGTGCTGCCGATGCGCTACCTGGCCGTGCGCTACGAGGACATGGTCACCGACCAGGAGGCCCAGGTGCGCCGCCTGTTCGACTTCATCGGCGAGTCCTACGATCCCAGCGCCCTGGACTTCCACGAAAACCCGCGCCCGGCCCGCACGGCCAGCTACGCCCAGGTGACCGAGAAGCTGTACGACCGCTCGCGCTTCCGCTTCCGCCGCTATCGCGAGCAGCTCGCGCCGGTCGAGCCGATCCTGCGCCCCTGGATCGAGCGGCTGGGTTACGGACTGGACGACCTCTAGAGGTCGTAGCCCGCCCCTCGGCCCTCGAACGGCGCCGCGCACCGGCGCGCGGGGTCGGCGGCGCAGGCGGCCAGCACCCGCGCGATCGCCTGGCGGCGCATCTCGAAGGCCCGCTGCTCGGCCAGGTCCAGCGGCGGCGCCGGAGGGCGGGCCATGGCCGGGTCGATGGCGACGCCGCCCGATCGCACCTCGAAATGCAGGTGCGGCCCGGTGACCTGCCCGGTGTCGCCGCTCCAGCCGATCACCTCGCCCTGGCGGACGCCGCCGCGCGCGGCGACACCCGGCGCGATGCGCGAAAGATGGGCGTACAGCGTCTCGAGCGCGCCGGCGTGGCGCACGACGATGCGCCGGCCGTAGCCGCCGTCCCAACCGGCGGCCTCGACCACGCCGTCGGCCGCCGCCAGCACCGGCGTGCCGGCAGCCGCGCCGAAGTCCACCCCGCGATGCATGCGGGTATAGCCCAGCACCGGATGCAGCCGCAGGCCAAAGCCCGAGGTGACGCGCGAGACCGCCAGCGGCGTGCGCAGCAGGAAGCGGTCCAGCGGCACGCCCGTCTCGTCGACATAGCCGCCGCCGGACCGTGGACCGCGGAACAGCCTGACCTTAGCCAGCGCCCCGTCGAACTCGACATAGTCCAGCCGCCCCTCCGGCCCGGCGGAGGCCGCCTCGCGAACCACCAGCCGCACCCGGTCGCCCAGCGCCACGTCGCGGGTCAGGTCCAGGCGGTGGGCCAGCACCGCCAAGGCCCGGCCGACCGCGGCGCGGCGCAGCGGATCATCCTCGGATCGGCCGTAGAAGACATCCTCGACCGTGCCCTCGATCAGCCGCGCCTCGCCCGGCTCCAGCGCCTCGGCGTCGGCCGCCGGCGGCGCGTCGGTCAGCAGCACCGGCAGCGGCGCGTTGTCTCGGATCGCCGTCGCCAGG
The window above is part of the Caulobacter soli genome. Proteins encoded here:
- a CDS encoding Hint domain-containing protein, coding for MTAFTPGVLESLVGVTFSNGSLVLYATSQSADGYGGTLSVGAGNIDNVRPGAVTVTAVHASYTAAFNVYSPTPADHYYHYFATFGTISLSDGNTYTIFATSSNGLVLGLDSFMIEADGAVFGSSFFTLTNTPSPTYPLSFNNDATAYVAPVCFAEGSRILTARGEVAVEDLIEGDEVVTASGGMRPVIWIGSRHVRCDRHPRPAEVHPVRVRAGAFGDGLPARDLRLSPGHAVAIDGVLVPISLLANGATIVQEQVDTVRYFHVELDAHDVILAEGLACESYFDDGNRDVFGNAPGHLALYGRLDPQDWDQACLPVVRHGPQSEALRQRLLERAGALGWTRGQAPQVTLDADGEAIAPVFSTEQRLWFLVPAARTLVLRSPAAAPALTQPGHGDWRRLGVAVSGLRIGGQPLDLASDTLGRGFHVLEHHETETARLSWRWTDGAAELPATSHPTMVEIEVLWVSPRWIAPDQTLNQASPLAPRLRLVEAG
- a CDS encoding tetratricopeptide repeat-containing sulfotransferase family protein, translated to MSLMEADCPAEATATSPLEGCACRSGLPPELCCALDLKTAARTSASPKVAAALARMAQAYDDGELILAEHFAHEALRTVPGHRDALGGLYNICKDTDRPQAAEALVRRMAALHPEDPVVRMNAALFFRSKSAFTEAAVHARVLLRLAPDVALAQRIMGLVFVSLHQAVGAEHHLRQAIALGDADEAETLVGLGQALRGQGRFEEARAAYAQALERIAAPGAEAVLSAWFELEEADGRLDEALALIERLAALAPDDPRVAIGRATILRRRQDPEAALAALGAPPPAGPHAPVRILAMKERGTILDALGRHDEAFAAFAAFKDQTAELTGNRYRAEAAAHQAQTLKAFFTAGRTPLLPRAGVRTDVAQPIFVVGFPRSGTTLVEQTLSSHPAIAAGDELPLIGQLTERLGGLLASEGSYPQALSELWFGDKTGLIDTLRDHYLNEAARMGVVHAGAAWFTDKMPLNETHLGLIHLLFPRSPIVHLVRHPMDVTLSVFFNALSHGFHCASTLDSAARHFALTADLVEHYRSVLPMRYLAVRYEDMVTDQEAQVRRLFDFIGESYDPSALDFHENPRPARTASYAQVTEKLYDRSRFRFRRYREQLAPVEPILRPWIERLGYGLDDL
- a CDS encoding M23 family metallopeptidase — its product is MRRGHRSVAWLLSIGMALLAAASTAPVSGAHVTGRAVHATPARTAPPSAGDDLATAIRDNAPLPVLLTDAPPAADAEALEPGEARLIEGTVEDVFYGRSEDDPLRRAAVGRALAVLAHRLDLTRDVALGDRVRLVVREAASAGPEGRLDYVEFDGALAKVRLFRGPRSGGGYVDETGVPLDRFLLRTPLAVSRVTSGFGLRLHPVLGYTRMHRGVDFGAAAGTPVLAAADGVVEAAGWDGGYGRRIVVRHAGALETLYAHLSRIAPGVAARGGVRQGEVIGWSGDTGQVTGPHLHFEVRSGGVAIDPAMARPPAPPLDLAEQRAFEMRRQAIARVLAACAADPARRCAAPFEGRGAGYDL